CAGGTGACTTATTTGAAAGATATTGCGGAGGTCTCCATGGGTTATGAGGAAATCACCTATAAAGCGAGATTAAACGGAAAAAGAGCCGTTTTTATAACCGCTACGCAAAAGAACAACACTAACATTTTTGATGTCAAAAGTGAGGTAGAACCCATTATTTCAAACTTTCAAGAAAACTTACCAGCCAATCTGACTTATGAAACGAGCTTTGATCAAGCTAATTCCGTATCAAAGCGTTTATTAGGCTTGGCTCGTGATTTTTGCATTGCTATACTTTTGGTGATGATTACCCTAATTCCATTAGGATTTAGGGCAGCTTTAATTGTCATGGTTTCTATTCCATTATCATTGGCCATTGGCTTGGCAGGTTTAGATATCATGGGTTTTGGAATAAATCAACTTTCTGTCGTTGGTTTGGTGATTGCTCTTGGTTTGGTGGTGGATGATTCCATTGTGGTAGTAGAAAATATTGCAAGATTTTTAAGAGAAGGTTACAGCAGAAAAGAGGCGGCCGTTTTGGCAACAAAGCAGATTGGTCTTGCGGTGGTGGGTTGTACCGCTACTTTATTATTTGCCTTTTTGCCTTTAATCTTTTTACCAGAGTCGTCGGGTGAGTTTATTAGAAGTTTACCAATGGCGGTTATTGCTACAGTTTTAGCTTCATTGTTTGTTTCCATTACCATCGTACCGTTTTTGGCTAGTATGATAATGCCAAAACACAGCAGCGAAGAAGGGAACATTGTGCTACAATACATGAAAAAAGGAATTGAAGGTTCTTACCGAAAAATCCTTCATTGGTCATTATCAAGACCGCTTACCACATTGCTAATTGCTGTTTTGATTTTCGCAGGCAGTTTGGCTTTGATTCCAGTAATTGGAATTAGCGTATTTCCTAAATCGGAAAAGCCACAGTTACTCATTGATATTACTACGCCCGTAGGTACCAATCTGGAGACTACCGATAAGGTTGTTCGCTTTGTAGAGAAAACGCTTTCAGAAGAGGAGATAGTGAGAAACTATGCGGCCAATATTGGAAAGGATAATCCACGAATCTATTATAACCTTTTGCCTAGAGGTGGAGCGAGTTCAGAGTTTGCACAGCTGTTTGTCCAACTTCAAGAAGACACCGAAGTACCAGATAGAACCGTTTTTGTGAATGAGCTGAGAGATAAGTTTGCAGATTATCCAGGGGCAAAAATTGTGGTTAAAGAGTTTGAACAAGGACCACCAGTTGCTGCTCCTTTGGCAGTAAGGGTTTATGGTGAAAATATTGATTCGCTGCGAAACTTGTCAATAAAAGTGGAAAACGCTTACAAAGAAACAGAAGGTACGATTTACATTAATAACCCAGCCACAGTTGTAAATACCGACTTGAGGGTCAATATAAATAGAGACAAAGCAGGAATGTTTGGCATCCCAACGGCTGAAATTGACAAGAGCATCAGAATGGCTATTTCTGGTTTAAACATCGGCGAATTTAGAGATGAGGCAGGTGACGAGTATGCTATCAATGTAGGTTTGAAAGATGCCAACAATAGTACGTTCGACGTTTTTGATAAAATTTATGTGCCTGCGGCAAGTGGAGCTCAAGTGCCCTTAAAAGCATTGGCAACGGTGCAATTTGAGAGTTCGCCAAATAATATCAACCATTATGATAAGGAGCGTTATGTTTTAGTATCCTCTTTTGTAGCGGATGGTTATTTGACACCTTCGGTCAATGAAAAATTCATTGAAAAACTAGAGCAAATTGAAATCCCGGAAGGCTATAGGTATCAAATCTCAGGAGAAGTGGAGCGTCAAAAGGAGACTTTTGGCGGCTTAGGAAACATCATTATCATTACCATTTTTGGAATTTTAGCCATCTTGATTTTAGAGTTTAAAACTTTCAAAAGCTCTTTTATCGTCCTTTCAGTTATTCCTTTGGGAATTATTGGAGCGGTTAGTATTCTGTATTTGACAGGAAACTCGCTTTCTTTTACAGCCACCATCGGTATCATTGCCTTGGCAGGAATTGAAATCAAAAACTCCATTTTGCTGGTAGATTATACCAACTTCCTTCGTTCCGATGAAGGGCTTAGCATAGATGCGGCCATTGAAAAAGCAGGGGAAACCAGATTTATTCCTATTGTACTGACCACTTTAACGGCCATTGGAGGTTTGACGCCTTTAGTGTTGGAGCATTCTCCATTGTATTCACCATTGGCTTTAGTAATAATAGGAGGTTTGATTTCTTCGCTGGTATTAACTCGAATAGTTACACCGGTAATGTATAAGCTTTTGCCACCCAAAGTGGAACTAAGGAAGTAATTCGGGAGCTAACCACTCCTTCCATTTTTTTTGATATTGGTCTAGTCGGTATAAACCACGATGGCCACCAGGCAAAAGGGTAAGTACGTCTTCTGGCGACTTACCCATTTTTTTTGCCAGCATATAGCTAGATTCCACTGGAATCAATTTATCTTCAGTTCCATGAATAAGTTTTACCTCGCATTTTACTTTGTCAATTCTGGTATCTGTTCGGAAGGGGTATTTTATTAGTAGATCATAAGGAAAAATAGGTAAATGCATTTTACCAACTTCCGCCATATTAT
This sequence is a window from Arcticibacterium luteifluviistationis. Protein-coding genes within it:
- a CDS encoding efflux RND transporter permease subunit, which produces MKIAEFSVKNYQFTIIIFVMIVALGVSSLLTMPKAEDPVLKATFNTIVVIYPGTGPKDMEKLIVDPIEDRLNGLDDVKNIFSVSGDGVANITVEFMHHVDDDEKYGETLRELNAIRNKLPEDIYSLDVFKYTPESVNILQAALMSETAPYHEMKEKAEELKDALEKVKDIKGAEVHAFPNREVKIALNTDRMAQYKIPINRVMGLIQAENTDIPAGSIEIGDRRLNVKTSGSYKSLEEIENTIVSTSGTQVTYLKDIAEVSMGYEEITYKARLNGKRAVFITATQKNNTNIFDVKSEVEPIISNFQENLPANLTYETSFDQANSVSKRLLGLARDFCIAILLVMITLIPLGFRAALIVMVSIPLSLAIGLAGLDIMGFGINQLSVVGLVIALGLVVDDSIVVVENIARFLREGYSRKEAAVLATKQIGLAVVGCTATLLFAFLPLIFLPESSGEFIRSLPMAVIATVLASLFVSITIVPFLASMIMPKHSSEEGNIVLQYMKKGIEGSYRKILHWSLSRPLTTLLIAVLIFAGSLALIPVIGISVFPKSEKPQLLIDITTPVGTNLETTDKVVRFVEKTLSEEEIVRNYAANIGKDNPRIYYNLLPRGGASSEFAQLFVQLQEDTEVPDRTVFVNELRDKFADYPGAKIVVKEFEQGPPVAAPLAVRVYGENIDSLRNLSIKVENAYKETEGTIYINNPATVVNTDLRVNINRDKAGMFGIPTAEIDKSIRMAISGLNIGEFRDEAGDEYAINVGLKDANNSTFDVFDKIYVPAASGAQVPLKALATVQFESSPNNINHYDKERYVLVSSFVADGYLTPSVNEKFIEKLEQIEIPEGYRYQISGEVERQKETFGGLGNIIIITIFGILAILILEFKTFKSSFIVLSVIPLGIIGAVSILYLTGNSLSFTATIGIIALAGIEIKNSILLVDYTNFLRSDEGLSIDAAIEKAGETRFIPIVLTTLTAIGGLTPLVLEHSPLYSPLALVIIGGLISSLVLTRIVTPVMYKLLPPKVELRK